TGACACAGCCTGTACAAGGTTGTACGGTTATAGCGACTGTATCTGCGCAACTGCCAACAGTATAAATAAATCTGTAAGTACCTGCATTTACCATTCCTGAAACGGCTCCTGCATTTGTGACTGTTGCGGTAGCCGGATTATTAGCTACTGCTGACCAGGTACCCCCGGCCGGTGAAAAACCGGCCAATGATGTGCTCGTTTGAAGTGTTCCGGCCACAGGGTCGGCACAGGCTAAATTTTTGTCTCCTCCGGCATTTGGCTTCGCGTTGACCGTTACCTGAACGGTATCTGTGCAGTTTGACACAGTGTAAATAAAGCTGTAGGTACCGGTGGCGGTCATACCGGTTACGGCACCTGTTGAGGTAACGGTCGGCGTTGTACCCGTAGGTTTGGCGTCAACTGTCCAACTGCCACCGGCAGGACTGAATCCGGTGAGACTTGTAGCGGTTAGCGGTTGACAAATTGATTTGTCTGCTCCTGCATTAGGTTTGGCATTTCGTGTGACTGAAACGGTGTCTGAACAACCGCCCTGTACTGTGTAGATAAAGTTATAAACACCCGCAGCAGTCATTCCGGTTACGGCACCTGTACTGCTCACTGTTGCCGCAGAAGGGTTTCCTGTTTGTGCACTCCATGTTCCGCCTGTTGGGGTAAAGCCCGTAAGTGCAGCAGTTGTAATGGGAGCACAAATTGTTTGATTTATTCCTGCATTGGGTTTTGTGCAAAGACAACTTACCGGATTTACCGTAATGGTCGTATCTTTATAACAACACTCACCAATGTAAAAACGTATTTTATACGTAGCTCCTGCATTAGGAACGCTCGTTTGAAGATCGAAAGGGAAGGTGCTTCCGATGGCCGTAGCAGTAGCGAAGGTGGTATCGCCTGTCCAGGCGCCGGTGCCTGTTTTTACTCTGAATTTGGTAAAAGGTGCAATAGCAGCTGACAAACTGACTTTTCCGTTGTTTTGGCTGGTAACGCCGCTGCAAGTGGGAGGTGTAACTGTAATTTTATTACCGATAGATGGGATTACACAAACAAATCCGGCGTCATAGGTATGATTTACTTTTCCTGAAGTAGTAGTACTGAAGCTGATACTGAACGCCCCGCTTGCAAATGCTACGTCCGAGTCATTTTGGGTATTGCCGTTGTTGGCGGTTGAATTTTTGGTGGTAGCTTCAAACTGACCCAAACCTGCGACATTTAACAGGCTTCCTGTTAATTGCCCTTCTCCAAAAACAATTCTGTAGGCTGTGTTTTCCAGTAAGGTCGTGTCAGCACCTGTGCCTGTCCAGCCTGAACCTAATCTTGATTTCGAAGAAAAGTAATATTCACCATTAGTGGTTGTCTTGGTAGTGGCCAACTTGGATGTGCCTTTATAAAGTGTAACGTTTATACCTGCGAGCGGTTTTTCGCAGGCTTCCTGTACGCCATTTTTGTTGGCGTCGTTCCACACGTAGTTACCGATTTCTAAATAGTTAGGCAGATCACAGGTCAATTCAAGGTCACCCAGACCGGTTGATTTAGCAAATGTGCCTGCATCCTGATCGGTAACATATAAGAGAAAACCGGCAGTAGCATCCGAATCGGGTTTACCTGTGTCATTGTTTAAGTATTTTACTCCACCCGCATTAACGGTGCCGCCGGCATCTCTATTAAGCGGGTCCATTGCAGTTAATATTACCTTTCCACTGCCGGGACGTAAAGCTAACGCACCAAAGGCCTGTTCTGAATGGTTGAGTTTTCCACTAAATGACAACCAATCGTCGTTGTAAAATTCACCAAATCCCGGCCCTTGGTTATTACTGGGGTCAGACCCGGTAATACCGTCCACTTTGCCGTTATTTTCCAAAATAAAAGTAGAGCCGGACTTGGCAGCCCTTAAAATATCTCCCCCCGAAAATGCACTGTATAGATTAGTGGTTCCGGTGGGGGCGTAATTTTTGAATCCGGTTTGTAAGCCGGTACGGTCTGCAAGGCCCAAAATCATAGAACCATCTATGTCAAACTCAATGTCTGAGAGTATAGGTTGGGGATAAATGATCCGATATGAATCTGTATTTGTACTGAAACTGCCTGTATTGAGGTCGTTAAAATCGTCAGACCAATTATTCCAAATTCCTAACTTAAGGAGTGGGGCATTAGCTGAAGCTTCAGATAGAAATACGGGGCCTTTAGGATAGGTAAGCGGAAAGTTGAAAATCTCTGTAAAAGTAGTAGTAGCGGGGTCAAACGACTGGATTATGGCCCTTAAATTAGACGTAGTTGTGGAGGTTTGTCCATCACAAACGGTACCTACGTACACTTTTCCCTGATACACTTTTAAACCAAACGGGCGATTACTTCCGCCTGAACAAACAGTTGGTATGGCATAGCTGCCGGCCAGCGTTGGAGTGGCACCTGAGATGTTCAGCTTGTAGAGTTTTTTGTCATGTAAATTGGTAAAGTACAGGAATTGGCCATCCTCCGATATCTCTAAATCACCGATACCTGCTTTTCCTACCAATGCAAATGCCGCTTGGTCATTGCTTGGGCCACTCAAAGTAGTGGGTAAGCCGCGACTCGAGTTTGAAGGAATGGTACCCAAATTGATACTTAGTGGTGCAGCTTCTAAGTCAACGTAGGTAGATGTGGTATTCGTGATCATATTAGTAACATAAATACCGCCGAGTCCGGCAGGTCCCAGGCCGGAGTGTCTCCGTAAAACGGCGGAGGTAAACAGACGTTCTTTGTACTTATCGTAAGCAATACCCCACACACTGCCAATTTTAGCTGCATCTGCCAGAACGGTAACGGCAGTGGCGTCTTTAGGTCCCGTTTTCCCATACTTAAAAGACACCAAAGCATCCCCCGAAGCTGTCGCCGAGCCGGATGTTAATGGGTTACCGTTTACAAAACAGGAAGTGACGATACGGGGAAAATTCTGGCAATAGTCGCTGGGGTTGAGAATTCCTAAGTCGACATTGCAATCAGGTGCTTTTATGAACTGTACGGTTGTCCTGTTGTCCGTGCCGGAAAGGGTTCCCTGGCCTGCATAGGAAGCGAGATTACTAAATTCTACCCGAACAGGATACGCCTTAGCGGGAACATTAAAAGAATACTTGCCAAAACTGTTGGTGGTTGTGGTACCTACCAACGCGCCATTGCAATCAAATATTTTGACAGTAACCCCCGATAGCCCCTCGTTGTCAGAAATCCCCCCTGCTTCGCCTTTTTCTCGCACACCATTGGCATTATAGTCAAAAAACACTGTCCCACCGAGTTGTCCGGCAGGGCAGGCAGTAGTTTGACAAGCCGCAGGAATATTAAAAGGGGCACTGGTTGCAGTACAGGTTGAGTTGAATCTTGCCGTCACAGTTTTGCCCGTTGAACCGTCTGCCGGTACTTCAAATGCCACTACTTGGGGAGAGCCAATGAATACGGTCGTATTGAAAACGGTTCCGTCGGTCCCTTCATAGGAGGTAGCAATATTCCCTATTTGAATAGTTCGGGTAGCAGGTACACTCCCTGCGGGGCCTGTAACCGTGATCTGTCCACCTGAAGGAGGATTGGCCCAGGCCACTTCAACGCTTATGGTAGCCTTTGAGCTTCCGGAAGACAGGTAACAGCCGGATACCGTGGGTTTAAGAGTGATGGAGCATTGAGCCTGTAAGGTGTTAGTACCTGCAGTACCTATCAACAATACAAGTTGGAAAAAAGCCAAAGGCAGCAAAATTGCTAACCGATGAATTTGCCTTGTCCAATACTTTTCAAGAAAATGCGGGGTAAAATAGTTTTGCAT
Above is a window of Runella slithyformis DSM 19594 DNA encoding:
- a CDS encoding SdrD B-like domain-containing protein; translation: MQNYFTPHFLEKYWTRQIHRLAILLPLAFFQLVLLIGTAGTNTLQAQCSITLKPTVSGCYLSSGSSKATISVEVAWANPPSGGQITVTGPAGSVPATRTIQIGNIATSYEGTDGTVFNTTVFIGSPQVVAFEVPADGSTGKTVTARFNSTCTATSAPFNIPAACQTTACPAGQLGGTVFFDYNANGVREKGEAGGISDNEGLSGVTVKIFDCNGALVGTTTTNSFGKYSFNVPAKAYPVRVEFSNLASYAGQGTLSGTDNRTTVQFIKAPDCNVDLGILNPSDYCQNFPRIVTSCFVNGNPLTSGSATASGDALVSFKYGKTGPKDATAVTVLADAAKIGSVWGIAYDKYKERLFTSAVLRRHSGLGPAGLGGIYVTNMITNTTSTYVDLEAAPLSINLGTIPSNSSRGLPTTLSGPSNDQAAFALVGKAGIGDLEISEDGQFLYFTNLHDKKLYKLNISGATPTLAGSYAIPTVCSGGSNRPFGLKVYQGKVYVGTVCDGQTSTTTSNLRAIIQSFDPATTTFTEIFNFPLTYPKGPVFLSEASANAPLLKLGIWNNWSDDFNDLNTGSFSTNTDSYRIIYPQPILSDIEFDIDGSMILGLADRTGLQTGFKNYAPTGTTNLYSAFSGGDILRAAKSGSTFILENNGKVDGITGSDPSNNQGPGFGEFYNDDWLSFSGKLNHSEQAFGALALRPGSGKVILTAMDPLNRDAGGTVNAGGVKYLNNDTGKPDSDATAGFLLYVTDQDAGTFAKSTGLGDLELTCDLPNYLEIGNYVWNDANKNGVQEACEKPLAGINVTLYKGTSKLATTKTTTNGEYYFSSKSRLGSGWTGTGADTTLLENTAYRIVFGEGQLTGSLLNVAGLGQFEATTKNSTANNGNTQNDSDVAFASGAFSISFSTTTSGKVNHTYDAGFVCVIPSIGNKITVTPPTCSGVTSQNNGKVSLSAAIAPFTKFRVKTGTGAWTGDTTFATATAIGSTFPFDLQTSVPNAGATYKIRFYIGECCYKDTTITVNPVSCLCTKPNAGINQTICAPITTAALTGFTPTGGTWSAQTGNPSAATVSSTGAVTGMTAAGVYNFIYTVQGGCSDTVSVTRNAKPNAGADKSICQPLTATSLTGFSPAGGSWTVDAKPTGTTPTVTSTGAVTGMTATGTYSFIYTVSNCTDTVQVTVNAKPNAGGDKNLACADPVAGTLQTSTSLAGFSPAGGTWSAVANNPATATVTNAGAVSGMVNAGTYRFIYTVGSCADTVAITVQPCTGCVKPNAGPDVTLTCSPSGITATTATLNAVTSGGTWAPIGSPANPAAATINPTTGAVAGMTAAGTYRFVYSITGGGIVCTDTAAVIVPTCVVPLGSIGDYVWKDANKDGKQDAGEAGVNGIKVILWNATSAGTPTGKRDSTTTAGGGKYLFSNLPKGDYLVQFVKSTLPADCNAFTAKDSTAAGTTDKNDSDADKTTGITGKVSLDPKVLSGTSSPADSLATNNLTVDAGLLPATICIKPNAGPDQTLVCGTTAPSTANLVDALAGQKWKVLSVQPNTTVSVTTPAGLVSGMTAPGQYRFILQTQSDSLACRDTVSIMVPNCACPTVNVLTHNAIVCKDSLFPNLSVTIIGNNTQGVTATWYANATGGSVLSTGLNFKPTGLASVTDTFYVQLNGVTTNCQQNPRTPVVVTVQDCTKEVDLALKKLINTKVAQIGDVLTYTLKVYNQSNTGATGVEVTDSIATTVQFQTGSFIASRGSAAISGNVIKWTIGNIAANGDTVTLTYKVKATQEGVHFNTAEISKTNEKDVDSTPGNGNEGEDDIDRQCFTVPVKLCPGEKAEVNIPTKYTNVQWFKNGGSTSIGSGNFLLISEVGTYTFTATNQSCPASGCCPIIIEPGVNCCPEDLCIPFTVKQTKKGKK